A genomic region of Gadus macrocephalus chromosome 5, ASM3116895v1 contains the following coding sequences:
- the LOC132457311 gene encoding proline-rich protein 36-like — MTPYWGLPSYPRWATVLTPSYLGLLTAVLTPSYLGLLTVLTPSYLGLLTAVLTPSYLGLLTVLTPSYLGLLTVLTPSYLGLLTVLTPSYLGLLTAVLTPSYLGLLTAVLTPSYLGLLTVLTPSYLGLLTAVLTPSYLGLLTVLTPSYLGLLTAVLTPSYLGLLTAVLTPSYLGLLTAVLTPYYLGLLTVLTPSYLGLLTAVLTPSYLGLLTAVLTPSYLGLLTVLTPSYLGLLTVLTPSYLGLLTVLTPPTWVSSLFLPPPTWVSSLLFLPPPTWVSSLLFLPPPTWVSSLLFLPPPTWVSSLFLPPPTWVSSLLFLPPPTWVSSLFLPPPTWVSSLLFLPPPTWVSSLLFLPPPTWVSSLLFLPPPTWVSSLLFLPPPTWVSSLFLPPPTWVSSLLFLPPPTWVSSLFLPPPTWVSSLLFLPPPTWVLCLVLIMLLAMQLLLFLTLDCFMNCKANLGVMKGALK, encoded by the coding sequence ATGACCCCCTACTGGGGGTTGCCCTCGTATCCCCGTTGGGctactgttcttaccccctcctacctgggtctcctcactgctgttcttaccccctcctacctgggtctcctcactgttcttaccccctcctacctgggtctcctcactgctgttcttaccccctcctacctgggtctcctcactgttcttaccccctcctacctgggtctcctcactgttcttaccccctcctacctgggtctcctcactgttctaaccccctcctacctgggtctcctcactgctgttcttaccccctcctacctgggtctcctcactgctgttcttaccccctcctacctgggtctcctcactgttcttaccccctcctacctgggtctcctcactgctgttcttaccccctcctacctgggtctcctcactgttcttaccccctcctacctgggtctcctcactgctgttcttaccccctcctacctgggtctcctcactgctgttcttaccccctcctacctgggtctcctcactgctgttcttaccccctactacctgggtctcctcactgttcttaccccctcctacctgggtctcctcactgctgttcttaccccctcctacctgggtctcctcactgctgttcttaccccctcctacctgggtctcctcactgtccttaccccctcctacctgggtctcctcactgttcttaccccctcctacctgggtctcctcactgttcttacccctcctacctgggtctcctcactgttcttaccccctcctacctgggtctcctcactgctgttcttaccccctcctacctgggtctcctcactgctgttcttaccccctcctacctgggtctcctcactgctgttcttaccccctcctacctgggtctcctcactgttcttacccccccctacctgggtctcctcactgctgttcttaccccctcctacctgggtctcctcactgttcttaccccctcctacctgggtctcctcactgctgttcttaccccctcctacctgggtctcctcactgctgttcttaccccctcctacctgggtctcctcactgctgttcttaccccctcctacctgggtctcctcactgctgttcttaccccctcctacctgggtctcctcactgttcttacccccccctacctgggtctcctcactgctgttcttaccccctcctacctgggtctcctcactgttcttaccccctcctacctgggtctcctcactgctgttcttACCTCCTCCTACATGGGTCTTATGTCTTGTTTTGATCATGTTGTTGGCGATGCAGCTCTTGCTGTTTTTGACCCTAGATTGTTTTATGAATTGTAAGGCGAACTTGGGTGTCATGAAAGGCGccttgaaataa